The genome window CGTGGCCAACCGCGATACACAAACGCGTCTTATATCTGTTTATGGGCCGAGCTCAATGGGTAAATCCCGGCTTTTAAGGGAGTATAAACGCTTATCAGTAGATTATGACTGTGAAATGCTTTCTATTGATTTTAAACAACAAATAGATGTGGAGGTTTGCCTACAGCTTATCGTTGACAAATTTGGGCTCAGGCATTTCTCTAATTTTGAACAATTTCTGTGTAACGGACGCCCTGAGCCTCTAACCAGGGAGAAGGAAAGGGAATGGAACCGGAATCTAACCCGTAAATTTTTCCTTGACCTCGACAATCTACACAGCGATTCACATTTGGTTTTGTTCTTTGATCATTATGAAAAGTCCGACAAAGATGTCAAAGATTGGTTAAATAATGCTTTTTTGGCGAGTAATTTCAGACATACTCCGATTATAACGGTTGTGGCGGGACAGGACGAGTTGAGTGTCGATCGTTCCTGGACGAATCAACGCAGATTTCACTTGGACGGTGTTAGTGTAGATTGCTATTACAGATATGTCAAACAATGTAAGGTATCAATTGACCCTGAAGATATAAAGAAGTATCACGCTGTCTTGAGAGGGAGTCCGGGGCCATTCGTTACTTTTGTTCAAGGTTTAATTTTAAAGAAATAAAATGGTATGGCATGAAAGATTTGGTTTTAGCGTCATTAGAACAAGCACAAAATGAGAATGAAAGAACCTGGATTATTACCCGTTCTTTGTTAGATGCGTTGCCCAAAAATCTGGCTGAGGCTGTTTTAGGGGCCGCCGTTCCCCATTGGTTTAATATATCTGTACTGGGCGCGGTCTTGCAAATCTCTGATTCTGAATCCGAAATCATATATTCCAAACTGCAGGAACTGTCATTTGTCGAGGGGTTTGGTAATTTGGGTCATACTTTACATGATTTAACCCGATCAGCAATAATAAACCATTTGGTAAACACTCAACCTGAAATTTTCCATACTTTCAGCAAGCTTGCTTTCGAATATTTTCATCAGTTTGATGATAGTCAACGAACGGCAGAGGCTGTTTATCATTTATTGGTTATACAAGAGGGGGAAAGAATAAAAGCTTTTGAACGCCAGATGGAAGTTTACCGCGATGAGGAAAATTTTGGCGCTGCAGACAACTTAATTCGAAATGCTAAAGAGTTAATAGATTTGAATGTTGTAGTTGATGCACGGTTTGCGGCAGAGATCGACAGGCAGGAATATCTTCTGGGTTTGAAGCATCTTAAGCTTGTCAAGAGTGATATGCTCTCTCAGAGAGATCGTGCCCACTTGGAGCAAGCAATCAAAGTTTTCAATCCATTAGAAGATTTAAGAATTTATAAACAATATGATTCAGGTAAAATCATAGATAAGGTAATTAAATTAGAGCGTAATTTTCTATCTCAAAAGCTAAAAGAAGCCAGGCAATCTGATGATGCTGCCCGACAAATTATTTGGTTGAGAGAGCTTGGTAATAAGTTGTTAGAAGATAGGAATTATACTGCTGCATTGAAACAATTTAACGAAGCAATAACTCTTGATAACAAGGACTCCAGTTTAATCGCCAATCGCGGTGTAGCCTATGGCTCGATAGGTAACTATGAAGCGGCCTTAGCGGATTTTGACAGAGCGATAGAGTTAGATGAAAAGTATATCAGTGCCATCGCCAACCGTGGTGTAACCTATCAATTGATGGGTAACTATGAAGCGGCCCTAGCAGATTTTGACAAAGCGATAGAGTTAGATAAGAAAAATGCTGGGATAATCGCTCTACGCGGTGAAACCTATGGATTGATGAGCAGCTATGAAGCCGCCCTGGCGGATTTCGACAGAGCAATAAAGTTAGATGAGAAGTATGCCTGGGCAATTGTCCGTCGTGGTGAAACCCATCGATTGATGGGCAACTATGAAGCCGCCCTGGTGGATTTTGGCAGAGCAATTGAGTTGGATGAGAAGGATGCCTGGGCAATCGCTAACCGCGGTGTGACCTATGCCTCGATTGGTATTTATGAATTGGCCTTAGCGGATTTTGGCAAAGCAATTGAGTTGGATGAGAAGTATATCTGGGCAATCACCCGTCGCGGTGTTACCTATCGGTTGGTGGGTAACTATGAGGCCGCTCTGGCGGATTTTAACAAAACGTTAGAATTGGATGAGAATAATGCTGAGGTAATTGGACGTCGCGGTGAAATCTATGGAATGATGGGTAATTATGAGGCGGCTCTGGCAGACTTAGACAGGGCGATAGAGCTGAATGGAAAGAATGCTTGGGCGATTGTACAGCGCGGTGTAACCTACAGGTTGATGGGTAACTATGAATTGGCCTTAGCGGATTTTGACAGAGCAATAGAGTTGGATGAAAAGTATACCTGGGCAATTGTCCATCGCGGTGAAACCTATCGATTGATGGGTATCTATGAGGCTGCCCTGGCAGATTTTGACATAGCAATTGAGTTAGATGAGAAGTATACTTGGGCAATTGCCCTCCGTGGTGCAACCTATCAGTTGATGGGTAACTATGAAGCGGCTTTAACGGATTTTGACAGAGCAATTGAGTTGGATAAAGAATATGCTTGGGCAATCGCCAATCGAGGAATAACCTATGGGTCGATGAATAAATATGAATTGGCACTTGAGGACTTAGACAAGGCGATATCCTTGAATCAAAATTTCTCTTTAGCCATTGTCAACCGCGGTATAACTAATAGATTGATAGGTAATTATGAAGCGGCATTAGAGGACTTTAAAAACGCAATCGAGTTAGATGAAAAAAATGATAATGCCATAGCAGGTCGCGGGTTGATCTACCTATTTCTCGGTAATTACTTGGCAGCATTGAATGATATTAATAGAGCTATTACACTGGATGAAAATTTTGACTTTTATTACTTCATTCGAGGATTAATATATTTGTATACTGGCGATTCTAATAAGGCTGAATCTGATTTAAACAAATCTATATTTTTAGCTGAACAATCATCCTTAAAGTATCCAAATGATGAAAGTAAATATTTTAATATGGCTTTATACAATTTAGCATTAAATAAGGGTGACAAAGCCAAACGATTGTATTCCGAGGCAATTGAATCTAAGCCTGCCAGACCATATCTTCAGAAGTCAATTTCTGATTTATCCGACTTTTTAAAGTTGTTTCCTGAACATGAATTGGCAAATGAGATCAGGAGCAATTTGCAAAAGGTTTTGGATGAAAGACTAAATTCCAAATCGGGATACTGAATCGTTGACCAATTCATTTGCTTGATTTGATAAGTCCAACAATCTTTTGGTTTTACAATTATCTGAGATAATAGTGAAATTTCGAATACCGCCCCGCTACTTTATCCTCATTTTTTAAATTGCCTTTACGCATGTCCCCAATGATGCTTTTTATCTTATCATCATTAATTCCTCTTCTTTCATCTGTAGTTATCAGCATATCGGTTATTTTCAACGAATCGTATTTTTCTTTCTTCCATTTCCACTGTTCTTCATATTTTCTATTGCCGAGTTTACCCAAGTGCTCCCAATAGAAGGTATGTCCGTTATCTGTGATTATTGTGAAATCCGTTTTAATGTTTATTTCTTCACCGTCAACAATAGGATGTTTTTCATAATAAAACGTAAAGCCATTTTCACCAAACTTTTCACGGAAGTGCATCAAATTCCGGTAAATAATATATTCAGCCCGTGATTGGACATATGTATTCGATTCAGGTTCTAATGAAAAATCCCAATATGGTATACCTAGTAAAGAGGTTTTTCGCGTTTCTGTGTAAGAGCGTCTACGAATTTTCTCAAAGATGCTATTTTTAATTTCACTGGTTGGTTCACCTTCAACAAGCAGCGTAACAGTCTGCTTTGATCGCGTAAGAGCTGTGTAAAATAACTCTTTTGATAAAAGTGTCAGCCGTTTGGGAAGAATCAGTATTACATGGTCAAATCCGCTCCCTTGGGCTTTGTGAATGGTAATACAAAAAGCCAGCTCAAGCATATTCAAGTCAAAATTTTTGATACTCAATTCTTCATTGTCTAGCTCAGAAAATGAGACACAAACCTTTTTTTTGTTTTCATAAATGATACCCATAGAGCCATTTGATAGCGATAATTGACCCTTGTGATATAGATTCTTATTTTGAATTAACTTATCTCCACTCTTAAACATAATCCTTTGTTTGGAAAGATATGGCACATTACTTTTAAATTTGTCTTGAATAGTGTGATTTATTTTTATGGTTCCATACATACCTGTTCTGTAAGGTGTAAGTATTTGAAATTTATCAGTTTTGAAATGATTTGGGTTATCGAAATCAATTTTTATATCTGGGTTCAGACCTAAGAACGAATTAAGGTTCTCATAAATATCAGAATCAAACTCTCCTATCATAAGCAATTGATGTTTAATCAACTCTATGAGTTGGGCATTGTTATTCCAAAACAAAATCTTAAACCGCCCTTTGTCGAGTTCTCCTTTTGAAGCACTTAACAACAGGTCTTCATAATTCATGTTTTCACCGGAATAGATTTTACTGAACTCCAGAACACTGTTATCAGATTCCTGTCGACAATTGGATTCCAGTTCTACTATATTATTCTCATAATCGGGCATTGAGTTGAGTTGTGCTATGATGTCAATAAATACCTTGCCAAAACCAATCGGGGGTAACTGATATTTATCACCTACCAAGATTAAGCGCTTAAATAAGGGATTTTTTGGATTGAATAACTTAATCAAATCTCTGAATTTCAGCAAATCAACCATTGACATTTCGTCAACAATAAGATTGTTATATGAATCCGGGCGATCTTTCTCATTTTCAACATCAGTTAAAAACTTATCGATTGTTTTCGTTTTTATGCCCTTATATTCAGGATCAGTGCTCAAACGAAGCGTTGCTTTACCTGTGGGAGCCAAAAGTAAATACTTTTCATTTTGTGCATCAAGCTCTTTTATTATGTTCAACAGTTCATGGGATTTACCAGAACCCGGAGAGCCAGCCAATACATAGAAGCTTTTTCTGAAGATTTGTTCATATAGCTTTTTCCTCTCACTTATGAACGAATGTTCATCAAAACGATCTCGGAGTTTGGAAGACAGTTTTTGGCATGAGGCAGCCATGTATTTCGAGAAATTAGTATACTCTTGATCGTAATCGCTTCTTTCCAAAAGTGTGTTAATGAATTGTGAAATTTTCGCTTCAGCTAAATAAAGTTCTTCCAGATAGAAATATTTCTTATCCGCATGATCCACAATTTCAAGCTTTTCACTGAGGTGTTTTGTTTGCTCCTCATCCAATTCAAACAGATACCGATCAGGAATTTTATAATCATCTCCCATATTATAAAATAAGGGGTATGTGCTTAGTTGTTTTTCAATAGATTCAGCTTCGTCAAAGCAGTGACCAAATTGTTCCAAGTTATTTAGATGATCAATGATTAAAGCTCTGATACGACGGATATCAGTGGTTCTCATTTTTCTTTGCAAACTCGTCCGTTGCAAAAACTGTCTATGGGGGTAGTATGCTATGTCAATTTTAAATAGCTCTATGTTAATATCAATTCTTTCACCGGTATTTGGATCAACAGAATTTTCGTCCGGTATATATTCTTCGTATAGTAAATAAGGATTACGGCATAAGGTAGTGCGTCATTTTGATTGATATAATTCTTTATTTTCGTATATTTCACCTAAAAGAGGTGAATCATGATCACAGAGAATTTCAAATGCAGAAAATGCCAGTCTACAAATGTTGTCAAAAATGGTTCAAATGCTTCCGGTAACCCGAAATTCAAATGCAATGACTGTGGGTTTACCGGAGTCATCAAATCCTTGCGAAAATCCGATGAAGTGAAGGAGCAATTGATCAAGGCAGCACAGGAACGTGTTTCCTCCCGGGGGCTTGGTCGAATGTTCGGTGTCTCCGGTAATACTGCCCTTCGTTGGATTAAAAAAGCTCAGGCACTGCCTGATATTTGTAAAACACTGATGCCTTACCTGAAAGGCGATGTGCTCGAATTAGATGAGTTATGGTCATTTGTCAGTCAGAAATCCGACAAACGCTGGGTCTGGATTGCTTTATGTCGCAGAACCCGCCAGATCGTTGCTTATCATATCGGCGACCGGGATGAGATCAGTTGCCGGCAGTTTCGAAAGCAGATACCGAAGCAATATCGAAAAAGCCGGATTTACTCAGACTATTGGGAAGCCTATCAAAGCGGGCTTTGTTGCATAATTCAACTAAGTGTGATCTACCTTGCCGCCATCGCGCGGATCAGTCGTTCACCATATAACTTTTAGGCATTCCCAAATGCGTCATTTTGTTCAATACCGAGCAGCGAATAAAAGCCTCAGTTGCCTGATGCTCAAACAGCCGGTTGCTCAAGCTGTCTCCAAAGAGGGTTTTCAATCGGTATATGACATTTTCGGCAATGCTGCGACGGTGATAACCGCTGGTTTTCTTCCAGGCTGCCTTGCCCATTTTCCTTATCGCTCTGAGAATTTCATCCCTGGGCAACGTCGCTTTTGCAGTGTTTCCATGTTGTCTGATGCGACTCCTTTTCGAGGTGGTATCGTTGCCTTTGCTCCCCGCTCCGCGATCGCCTCGTGGTTATCCCAACTATCGTAAGCACCGTCACCGCTTACCTGTGCAATCGGCTCTTCGATCGAATTCAACATCTCTGGCAGTTGTTCGCCATCGCCACCATCGGCTTCGGTAAAAATCGAAACCAATATTTCACTACTACCTTCGTCAATGGCCAAGTGCAATTTTCTCCAGGTGCGTCTTTTGCTATAGCCATGTTGTCGTATTTTCCACTCTCCCTCGCCAAAGATCTTCAGCCCGGTAGCATCAACCACTACGTGAAGCGATTGCCCACTATGAGTGCGT of Calditrichia bacterium contains these proteins:
- a CDS encoding tetratricopeptide repeat protein, with the translated sequence MKDLVLASLEQAQNENERTWIITRSLLDALPKNLAEAVLGAAVPHWFNISVLGAVLQISDSESEIIYSKLQELSFVEGFGNLGHTLHDLTRSAIINHLVNTQPEIFHTFSKLAFEYFHQFDDSQRTAEAVYHLLVIQEGERIKAFERQMEVYRDEENFGAADNLIRNAKELIDLNVVVDARFAAEIDRQEYLLGLKHLKLVKSDMLSQRDRAHLEQAIKVFNPLEDLRIYKQYDSGKIIDKVIKLERNFLSQKLKEARQSDDAARQIIWLRELGNKLLEDRNYTAALKQFNEAITLDNKDSSLIANRGVAYGSIGNYEAALADFDRAIELDEKYISAIANRGVTYQLMGNYEAALADFDKAIELDKKNAGIIALRGETYGLMSSYEAALADFDRAIKLDEKYAWAIVRRGETHRLMGNYEAALVDFGRAIELDEKDAWAIANRGVTYASIGIYELALADFGKAIELDEKYIWAITRRGVTYRLVGNYEAALADFNKTLELDENNAEVIGRRGEIYGMMGNYEAALADLDRAIELNGKNAWAIVQRGVTYRLMGNYELALADFDRAIELDEKYTWAIVHRGETYRLMGIYEAALADFDIAIELDEKYTWAIALRGATYQLMGNYEAALTDFDRAIELDKEYAWAIANRGITYGSMNKYELALEDLDKAISLNQNFSLAIVNRGITNRLIGNYEAALEDFKNAIELDEKNDNAIAGRGLIYLFLGNYLAALNDINRAITLDENFDFYYFIRGLIYLYTGDSNKAESDLNKSIFLAEQSSLKYPNDESKYFNMALYNLALNKGDKAKRLYSEAIESKPARPYLQKSISDLSDFLKLFPEHELANEIRSNLQKVLDERLNSKSGY
- a CDS encoding AAA family ATPase, whose product is MRTTDIRRIRALIIDHLNNLEQFGHCFDEAESIEKQLSTYPLFYNMGDDYKIPDRYLFELDEEQTKHLSEKLEIVDHADKKYFYLEELYLAEAKISQFINTLLERSDYDQEYTNFSKYMAASCQKLSSKLRDRFDEHSFISERKKLYEQIFRKSFYVLAGSPGSGKSHELLNIIKELDAQNEKYLLLAPTGKATLRLSTDPEYKGIKTKTIDKFLTDVENEKDRPDSYNNLIVDEMSMVDLLKFRDLIKLFNPKNPLFKRLILVGDKYQLPPIGFGKVFIDIIAQLNSMPDYENNIVELESNCRQESDNSVLEFSKIYSGENMNYEDLLLSASKGELDKGRFKILFWNNNAQLIELIKHQLLMIGEFDSDIYENLNSFLGLNPDIKIDFDNPNHFKTDKFQILTPYRTGMYGTIKINHTIQDKFKSNVPYLSKQRIMFKSGDKLIQNKNLYHKGQLSLSNGSMGIIYENKKKVCVSFSELDNEELSIKNFDLNMLELAFCITIHKAQGSGFDHVILILPKRLTLLSKELFYTALTRSKQTVTLLVEGEPTSEIKNSIFEKIRRRSYTETRKTSLLGIPYWDFSLEPESNTYVQSRAEYIIYRNLMHFREKFGENGFTFYYEKHPIVDGEEINIKTDFTIITDNGHTFYWEHLGKLGNRKYEEQWKWKKEKYDSLKITDMLITTDERRGINDDKIKSIIGDMRKGNLKNEDKVAGRYSKFHYYLR
- a CDS encoding IS1 family transposase, whose translation is MITENFKCRKCQSTNVVKNGSNASGNPKFKCNDCGFTGVIKSLRKSDEVKEQLIKAAQERVSSRGLGRMFGVSGNTALRWIKKAQALPDICKTLMPYLKGDVLELDELWSFVSQKSDKRWVWIALCRRTRQIVAYHIGDRDEISCRQFRKQIPKQYRKSRIYSDYWEAYQSGLCCIIQLSVIYLAAIARISRSPYNF